A region from the Aegilops tauschii subsp. strangulata cultivar AL8/78 chromosome 5, Aet v6.0, whole genome shotgun sequence genome encodes:
- the LOC109760862 gene encoding zinc finger A20 and AN1 domain-containing stress-associated protein 7-like, with the protein MAHDASAATTAQKRKYTEEEETAGLCANGCGFFGAAATGNMCSKCYRDHVHAATADTAAAGSVCFIDPAGSTAPPPAKKARMTVAVPSYDGAAASSSPAAVDPAVTPVKQPAVAANRCAACRKKVGLLGFRCRCEGTFCSVHRYSEKHDCGFDYKAAGQEQIAKHNPLVVADKMTGRI; encoded by the coding sequence ATGGCGCACGACGCatcggcggcgacgacggcgcaGAAGCGCAAGTACACCGAGGAGGAGGAGACAGCCGGCCTGTGCGCCAACGGCTGCGGCTTCTtcggcgccgccgccaccggcaaCATGTGCTCCAAGTGCTACCGCGACCACGTCCACGCCGCCACCGCCGACACCGCGGCCGCGGGGAGCGTCTGCTTCATCGACCCTGCTGGTTCGACCGCGCCGCCTCCGGCGAAGAAGGCCAGGATGACCGTTGCCGTCCCGTCCTATGACGGTGCGGCCGCCTCCTCCAGCCCCGCCGCAGTTGACCCCGCCGTGACGCCCGTGAAGcagccggcggtggcggcgaacCGGTGCGCGGCGTGCCGCAAGAAGGTGGGGCTGCTGGGGTTCCGATGCCGCTGCGAGGGCACCTTCTGCAGCGTGCACCGCTACTCGGAGAAGCACGACTGTGGATTCGACTACAAGGCCGCCGGCCAGGAGCAGATCGCCAAGCACAACCCGCTCGTGGTTGCGGACAAGATGACCGGAAGGATCTGA